In a single window of the Limnochorda sp. L945t genome:
- a CDS encoding AAA domain-containing protein has product MTASYHRILSALSDYFSLVSGAPAHRSTPILAREVAQLAPVLPLWMITNASVRRALPPEPGLFDLMVMDEASQCDPASAIPLLFRARRAAIIGDPHQLRHVAILLPEEEPLPARRQNTVCLKEHHRLLLRAAHRFQGDECDVLIFSPVVAQDLCPRSREASPGTSAGSRWPGSTSPDSGRTRAKARGSRHCPAWTRNGEQ; this is encoded by the coding sequence GTGACGGCAAGCTACCATCGCATCCTGAGCGCGCTGTCCGACTACTTCTCGCTCGTGAGCGGCGCACCCGCACACCGATCCACGCCCATCCTGGCCCGGGAGGTAGCACAACTCGCCCCTGTCCTACCCCTCTGGATGATCACCAACGCCTCCGTGCGCCGCGCGCTCCCCCCGGAACCCGGCCTGTTCGACCTCATGGTCATGGATGAAGCGAGCCAGTGCGACCCGGCTTCGGCGATTCCGTTGCTCTTTCGAGCCCGCCGGGCGGCCATCATCGGGGATCCCCATCAACTGCGGCACGTGGCCATCCTCCTCCCGGAAGAAGAACCGCTCCCGGCCCGCCGCCAGAACACCGTCTGCCTCAAGGAGCATCATCGCCTGCTCCTGCGCGCCGCGCACCGCTTCCAGGGCGACGAGTGCGACGTGCTGATCTTCTCGCCGGTCGTCGCCCAAGACCTGTGTCCCCGCAGCCGGGAGGCGAGCCCAGGTACCTCAGCCGGGAGTCGATGGCCAGGCTCTACGTCGCCCGACAGCGGTCGGACGAGAGCGAAAGCGAGGGGAAGTCGTCATTGCCCGGCGTGGACGCGTAACGGGGAACAGTGA